TGCCGGCGAGATCCGGGTCGCCGGCCACGACCCGGCCCGCGAGCCCGACGCGGTCCGCGCGGCGATCGGCGTGACCGGGCAGTTCTCCGCGGTGGACGGACTGCTGACCGGCGAGGAGAACCTGCTCCTCATGGCCGACCTGCACCACCTGCCACGGCGGGAGGGTCGGCGACGCGCCCAGGGGCTGCTCCGGCTGTTCGACCTGACGGAGGCGGCCGGCAAGCCCGCCACCGCCTACTCCGGCGGGATGCGTCGCCGGCTGGACCTCGCGATGGGCCTGGTTGGTCAGCCCCGGGTGGTCTTCCTCGACGAGCCCACCACCGGCCTCGACCCGCGCAGCCGGCACGCCATGTGGCAGATCGTCCGGGACCTCGTCGCCGACGGCGTGACCATCTTCCTGACCACGCAGTACCTTGAGGAGGCGGATCAGCTCGCCGACCGGATCGCGGTGCTCGACCACGGCCGGCTGGTGGCCGACGGCACCCCGGCCGAGCTCAAGCGTCTCGTCCCCGGCGGACACGTGATCCTGCGTTTCGGCGACGAGGTGGCCTACCGGTCGGCCGTCACTGCCCTCCCGGACGCCACCCGGGACGACGGACAACTCACCCTGCACGTGCCCAGCGACGGCAGCGTCCGGTCGCTACGGTCGCTGCTGGAGCGGCTCGACAGCCTGGCGATCACCGTCGACTCGTTCTCCGTGCACACCCCTGACCTGGACGACGTCTTCCTGGCCCTCACCGGCCAGCCCGAGACGGCGGGGAGCCTGCGCCGATGACCACCATCTCGTACGCCGTCCGTGACTCGACCACCATGTTGCGGCGCAACCTGCGCCGAGTGGTTCGCTATCCGTCCATGACGGTGCTGATCGTCGGCCTGCCCGTGCTGTTCCTGCTGCTCTTCGTCTACGTCTTCGGCGGCACGCTGGGCGCCGGCCTGAGCGGTAGCCCGGGTGGACGCGCCGACTACGTCGATTACGTCACGCCGGGGATCCTGCTGATGACCGTCGGTGTAGCCGCCACCGGCACGGCGGTGTCGGTGGCGATGGACATGACGGAAGGCATCATCGGCCGGTTCCGCACCATGGCCATCGCCCGCGTCTCGGTGCTGACCGGGCACGTCATCGGGGCCATGGTCCAGACCATGCTCAGCGTCGCCGTGGTGCTCGGTGTCGCACTGCTCGTCGGCTTCCGCCCCCGGCGGATCCAGCCGGCTGGTTCGGGGCGGTCGGAGTGTTGGCGATGACCACGTTCGCGCTCGCCTGGCTGTCGGTGGCGTTCGGCCTGGTGTCGCGCAGCGTCGAGACGGCGAGCAACCTGCCCACGCCGCTGACCTTCCTGCCCTGCGTCAGCAGCGGGTTCGTGCCGACGGACTCGATGCCGGCCGGGCTCCGCCAGTTCGCCGAACACCAGCCCTTCACCCCGATCATCGACACCCTGCGCGGCCTGCTCGCCGGCGCCCCGGTGGGCACGGACGCCATGGTCGCCGCCGCCTGGTGTGCCGGTATCGCCCTGGTCGGCTACCTGTGGGCGAAGCGTCTCTACAACCGGGACCCGTCCCGTTGAGCGGACATCCCGCCGCACCGGGCCGGCTACCCGCCGCGACCTGACGGGTGGCCGGCCCGGATCCGCCACCACGCCGGGGGCCGATGCCGGCCGTGTGTCGGTGCCGGCCGGTCGCCAGCCGGCCGTCGGCCGGTCACGCACGGGCCAGGCGGCGCAGCAGCGCGTCGGCCCCGAGCGGGTACGCGCCGTGCCGACGGACACCGTCGGCCACCTCGCGGTCCGAGGAGACCACCACCACCGGGCGGCCCGGCGGCTCGGCCCGAACCAGGCGTCGGATCAGCTCGTCGGCGGTCTCCCCCTTGCGGGAGAAGAGCACCCGGACGCCCCGCGGGTTCGGTGGCAGGCCGTGCATCCGCTCGGCGCCGTCGAAGACCACCGTCACCTCGTCACCGGTCTGCGCGGCGATCCCGCCCAGCCCGGTGATGAGCCGCTTGCGCTGCTGTTCCAGCGACATCTCGCCGAAACCGCGTTTGGTGACGTTGTAGCCGTCCACCAGAAGGTGCGCCCGGGGCAGGGCGAGCAGCTGGTCCAGCCGGGCCGGGTCGTCGGTGTCCCGGGCTCGGGCCGCCGCGCCGGCCGCGGTGGTGCCGGACTGGTCGGCGAAGGCGCCGGCGACGAAGTCGGCCGGCAGCCGATCCACCGGGTCGAGCGCCAGCTCCCGTCGCAGCCCGACGGCGGCCTGCCCGATCGTCTCCAGCAGCAACCACAGCCGGGCGTCGTCGACCGCCCGGGCCTCCTTGGTACTGGCCCGGGCGACCCCCGCCGCCGCCTCGGCCTCGGCCAGCCGGGCCCGGGCCCGACGCCGCTCGGCCTCGGCGTCCGCCGCCGCTCGGGCAGCCCGGCCGCGCTCGGTGGCGAGCAGCTCGGACGCTTTCCGTTCCCGGGCCTGCGTCTCGCGCAGCGACCGCGCGAGCTGCCGCGCCTCCTCGCGGAGCTGCCCGAGCTCGTCCCGGACCCGGGCCAGCTCGTCCCGGAGCTTGTCCGCCTCGACCCGAGCGACCGCGCGGTCGTGCTCGGCACGGGTGGCGCGCTGTTCGGCTTCCCGGACCAGCTCCGCCACGACCGCACTGTCCGCCTCGGCGCGGACCGCCGCGCCGCTGGCCTCGATCAGCTCCCGCCAGCCGCGGGGGCGGGCCAGGTACGCCAACGCGGCCACCTCGACCGGGTCGGCGACGGCCGGCGCGGTGCCCTCGACCACCGCCGCGCCGAGGTCGCCGGCGTCGGCCAGGACCCGGGCGGTGACCCGCTGACGGAACAGCGGATCGCCGGTCAGCTGCGCCGCGATCGCCGGCGCGCCCAGGCGTGCGCGGCGGTTGGGCGCGAACTTGGCCACCCGCCGCAGTGGGACCGGCACCTCGTCGGCGGGCAGGCCAGGCAGCACCGCGGCGGCGAGCGTCACGATCCGCTGGCGGACCGGCTCGGGCAGCACGGGCTCCGGCTCCGGCCCGCCCTCCTCGGCGGGATCCTCCGGCCGGCCATCCGCCTGATGGCCCGGCGGACCGGTGGTCCGGACCGGTGCGCCGGCCGCGACGGGGTCGTCGAGGGTGCCCCCCGTACCCTCGACACCCGCGTCGGGCACGGCGGCGACCGAATCTTCCCCGGGAATTGGTCGTCGTGCGGCTCGGCGAGGGGCATGTGTCAAGTCTCCCACCGCGACCGGTCCCGCCGCCCAGCGAGTGTGCCGATCTCTCCGCACGGCCGGGTTCCGCGCCGCCAAGGGACGCCTGGGAGCTTCCGGGAGTGGCTCGTGGTGCCGGCGGGGCGAGGAGTGTCGGACCAGGCCGCTAGCGTGCCGCCGATGGCCCGACAGGAGTATGTCCAGGAGTCGCTGGCCGGTCTCGATCCGACCGTCGGCGGCGTCGACCCGGAGCTGCCGCTTCACGCGACCACGTTCGTGGTGGTCGACCTGGAGACCACCGGCGGCGCGCCGGGCGGGGGCGGCATCACCGAGATCGGTGCGGTGAAGGTCCGCGGCGGCGAACAGCTGGGGGTGCTCGCCACCCTGGTCAACCCGGGCACGCCGATCCCACCCTTCATCACCGTGCTCACCGGCATCACGCAGGCGATGCTGCTGCCCGCCCCACCGATCGAGCAGGTCCTACCGAGCTTCCTGGAGTTCCTCTCGACCGACGCGGTCTTGGTCGCCCACAACGCTCCGTACGACGTCGGGTTCCTCAAGGCCGCCTGCGCCGCGCACGGCTACCGCTGGCCCGGCCCCCGGGTGCTGGACACCGCCGCACTGGCCCGGCGGGTGCTGACCCGTGACGACGTGCCCAACCGCAAGCTCGGCACCCTCGCGGCGTACTTTCGCACGGCCACCCAGCCGACGCACCGGGCCCTGGACGACGCGAAGGCCACCGTCGACGTGCTGCACGGTCTGATCGCCCGGCTCGGCGGCCACAACGTCCACTGCGTCGGCGAGGCGATCGAGTTCGCCCGCGCGGTCAGCCCGACCCAGCGCCGCAAGCGGCACCTCGCCCACGGGTTGCCGAAGTCCCCTGGCGTCTACATCTTCCGCGGCGCCGACGACCGGCCACTCTACGTCGGCACGTCGGTCGACGTCGCCACCCGGGTACGCAGCTACTTCACCGCGGCGGAGAAGCGGGCTCGCATCTCGGAGATGCTCGCCGCCGCCGAGCGGGTTCAGGCGGTGGAGTGCGCCCACTCACTGGAGGCCGAGGTACGGGAGCTGCGGTTGATCGCTGCGCACGCCCCGCCGTACAACCGGCGGTCGACGTTCCCGGAGCGGGCGGTGTGGCTGAAGCTCACCGACGAGCCGTACCCGCGATTGTCGGTCGTCCGTGCCCTGGCCCCCGGTGACGAGGCTTACCTCGGGCCGTTCACCTCCCGTCGGGCCGCGGAGCTGGCCGCCGCCGGCTTCCACGACGCCGTGCCGCTGCGGCAGTGCACGCACCGGCTCTCGCGGCGCACGGCTACGCCGGCTTGCGCGCTGGCCGAGCTGGGGCGCTGCCCGGCACCCTGCGAGCACCGGATCACGCCGCAGGAGTACGCGGCGCGCGCGGTCACGCCGTTCCGCACCGCCGTCGCCAGCGACCCGCAGGTGGTGGTGGACGCCCTGCTCACCCGGATCGAGGGGCTCGCCCACGCCCAGCGGTACGAGGAGGCAGCCGTGGTGCGGTCCCGGCTGGCCGCGGTGCTCCGCGCCGCGGCGCGTATGCAGCGGCTCGCCGCGCTCACCGGCATCGCCGAGCTGGCCGCGGCCCGCCCGGCCGCGCGTGGGGGCTGGGAGCTGGCGCTGGTCCGGTACGGGCGGCTCGCCGGCGCCGGTGTGTCGCCGCCCGGCGTCCACCCACGACCGACCATCGTCGCGATCCGGACCACCGCGGAGACCGTGCTGCCGGGCGACGGGCCGGTCCCCCGCGCCTCCGCCGAGGAGACCGAACGCATCCTGTCCTGGTTGGAGCGTCCGGAGACCCGACTGGTCGAGATCTCCTCCGGCTGGGCCTCCCCGGTGGCCGGTGCGGGCCGCTTCCGGGACCTGCTGACCAAGGCGGAGAGCGCGGCGTCGCGTCAAACTCTCGACCGAAAGCTCATGACCAAGTGACCGATCGGACGACGCCGACTCGCTTACTCTGTTAGGGAAGTGCAGTCCTGCCCGTTTCATCGGCCTGCTTCCGGTTGCCGGGTCACGGCGGCCGTGGAGCCGGGGTGAGGAGGTGTCCCACGTGGACGTCGACGCCGGACACGGCGCCGCCCTGGGAGGCGCGCTTCCGACCCAGCCGGGTGACCTGCCGCTGACCCGTCGCCTGCGCTCGCTGCTGTCCTGGCCCGTCGCCGAGGCCGAGCCGGTCAGCCGTCTGGTCCGAACGCACCGGAACATCCACTCCGGTACCGATCCGTCGGTGCTACGCCGGGCGTACTCGATCGCCGAGACCATGCACCGCGGGCAGTTCCGCAAGAGCGGCGAGCCGTACATCACCCACCCCCTCGCGGTCGCCCAGATCTGCGCCGACCTCGGTATGGACACGGTGACCCTGGTCGCGGCGCTGCTGCACGACACCGTCGAGGACACCCGCTACACCCTCCAGGCGCTCGCCGACGACTTCGGGCGGGAGGTCGCCCACCTGGTCGACGGCGTGACGAAGTTCGACAAGGCGTTCTACGGCCAGGCGGCCGAGGCGGAGACGATCCGCAAGATGATCATCGCAGCCGGCAAGGACGTCCGAGTGCTGATCATCAAGCTGGCCGACCGCCTGCACAACATGCGGACCCTCGGCGTCCGCTCGGCCGCGTCCCGCGAGCGGATCGCCCGCAAGACGCAGGAGGTGCTGGTCCCGCTCTGCGACCGGCTGGGGATCCAGACCCTCAAGCGTGAACTCGACGACGTGGTGCTGCTGCACCTGGAGCCGGAGGAACACGCCCGCATCGACCGGCACGTGCACGAACGGGCGGGCTGGGACGCGTACCTCGGAGAGGTCGTGGCGCGGGCACGGACGGCGCTGCGCCGCAGCCGGGTGGACGCCGAGGTGACTCCCCGTCCACGCCACCTGTACTCGATCTGGAAGGACACCGTCTCGGGCGGCCACACCGTGCCGTACGACCTGCCCCGCATCGCGGTCGTCGTGGACGGTTCCGCCACCGACTGCTACGCGGCCCTGGGCGCGATCCACGGCGTCTGGCGCCCGGTGCCCGGCCGGTTCAAGGACTACATCGCGTCCCCGAAGAACAACCTCTACCGATCTCTGCACACCAGCGTCTGTGGCCCGAGGGACCACACGATCGAGGTGCTGATCCGCACCGCGGAGATGCACCGGTCGGCCGAGTACGGCGTCGCCACGAGCTACCGCTTCCCCCGTGCCGGCGCCGCCGTCCACGCGGAACAGCTGGACTGGCTACGGCGCGTCCTGGACTGGGAGCAGGAGACCGCCGACCCGGCCCAGTTCCTGGAATCGCTGCGCTGCGACCTCGCCGAGGCGCAGATCCAGGTCTTCGCCGACGGGCGGCAGGTGGTGCTACCCGCCGGCGCCACCCCGGTCGACCTGGCGTACGAACTCGACACCGAGTGCGGCGACCACTGTCTGGCCGCCCGGATCAACGGCCGGCTCGCCCCGCTGTCCTCCTGCCTGGCGGAGGGCGACGTGGTAGAGATCTTCACCGAGACGGACGCGGCCAACGGATTCGATGCCGAAGCCGCCCCGCCCGGCCCACGCCGGGAGTGGCTCGGCTTCGTCAAGTCACCACAAGCACAGATGCAGATCAATCGATGGTTTGCCGACCACACCGAGCCGGGCATCTCGATCAGCGACAAGGTCCGGCTCGGTCGCGCCACCATCGGCCTTGCCCTGCGCAGGCACAACCGCGGGCTCGCCAGCGACCTGCCCCTGCTGCGGCTCTCCGAGGAACTGGGCTACCCCGACCTGGAGACGATGCTGGTGGCGGTCTTCGACCGGGTCATCGAACCGGACGCGGTGGTCCAGCAGCTCATCGACCTCGTCGACCACCGGCAGTGAGCGGGTACGCCCCGGGCCGTCCGATGCCTCGTCAGGAGCATTAGCCTGGTCCCATGATCCCCCGCTCGCGCTTCACCGTACGCGCCGTCGCGTACCAGGTCTTCTACCGGCTGCCACTGCCGGTGCGACGCCGCCTGGTCCGGCTGGCCGTGCCGAAGTACATCGTCGGCGCGGTGACCCTGGTGCGTGACGCCGAGGCCGACGGGGCCGGCCGGTTGCTGCTGCTGCGCCAGCCACCGGGCAACGGATGGACGTTGCCGGCGGGCCTGCTGCAGAAGCGGGAGGCGCCGGCGACAGGCGCGGCCCGTGAACTGTACGAGGAGTCCGGCATCCAGCTGTCGCCCCGCGACCTGCGCCCGGCCGTGCCGAACGCGATCATCCACGCCAAGGGCTGGGTCGACGTCGTGTTCACCGCCGAGGTGCCGGCGTCGACCACCGCGCTGAGGGTGGACGGGGCGGAGGTCTTCGAGGCCGCCTGGCACCCGCTGGACGCCCTGCCCCGGCTGACCTGGCCGACGGCGCGCCTGCTCGCCTACTACCACATCGGGCCGCTGGCCGGGCAGTTCCCGCCGCCGGTGCCCGACGTGCGGCCATGACCGCGGTGGGTTGGCCACCACTCTGCGCGGTGGTCCTCGCCGCGGGCGAGGGCACCCGGCTGCGCCCGCTGACCGAGCGGCGGCCCAAGGCGCTCTGCCCGGTCGGGAACGTGCCGCTGCTCGACCTGGTGCTCGACCGGCTGGCCGGGCTCGGCCTGACCGGCCCCCGGCGGGTGGCGGTCAACGCCAGCTACCTCGCCGGGCAGGTAATCCGCCACGTCGGCGCCCGAGCCCAGCTGTCGGTGGAGCCGGACGGCCCGCTCGGCACCGCCGGTGGGGTGGCGAACCTGCGGGGCTGGATCGACGGGCGGGGCGTCCTGGTGGGCAACGCCGATGCGTACCTCGCCGACCCGGCCCGCCGGCCCGGGCCGGACATCGCCGCGCTGCTGGACGGCTGGGATGGCGAGACCGTACGCCTGCTCGGTCAGCCCGCCCCGGATTCGTCGGCGCCGGGCACATTCGCCGGTCACGCGTTCACCGGGTTCTCGCTGCTGCCGTGGCGGCGCGTCCGGGAACTACCGGTCGAGTTCGGCGACCTGGTCCGGTCGGTGTGGCGGCCCGCCGAGGCGGACGGGGAACTGACCGTGGTCCGCTACGCCGGCATGTTCTACGACACCGGCACCCCCGCCGACTACCTCGCCGCCAACCTGCACGCCGTGGGCGGCGGCACGCTGGTCGACCGCACCGCCGTCGTGACCGGCAGGTGCCGGGAGGCGGTCGTGGGCGCGGGCGCGGTGGTGCACGGCGACGTCACCCGCGCCGTGGTCTGGCCCGGCGGCACGGTACACCCGGGCGAACTGCTCCGGGACGCGGTCCGCGCGGGCGCCGACCTCACCGTCGGCATCGGCCAGCCGCCCCGGGCGGAAGCATCTAGCATGAGCGACGACGCCGACGAACGGAGAACCATCCAGTGATCACCGCGATCGTGCTGATCGACTGCGCCACCGACTCGATCCCCGAGGTGGCCGAGGCCCTGGCCGCGCTGCCCGGCGTCAGCGAGGTCTACTCGGTCGCCGGGCACGTCGACCTGATCGCCATGGTCCGGGTGCGCGACTTCGAACAGATCGCCCCGGTCATCGCCGGGAGCATCTCCAAGGTGCCGGGCGTGCTGAACACCGAGTCACACATCGCGTTCCGCGCGCACTCCCAGCACGACCTGGAGGCGACCTTCGCGATCGGCCTCGCGAACGCGGACTGACCACCGCGCCCCGGGGCTGAGCGCGGGCACGCGACGGCCGGCCCACCCTGACCTGGACCGGCCGTCGTGCTACCTGCCGCTCGGCGTCAGCTCACGCCTGGAGCCGGCTGCTGGGTGGTGCCGCCCGGAGCCGGCTGCTGGGTGGTGCCGCCCGGAGCTGGCTGCTCGGTGGTGCCGCTGGGAGCCGGGACGGTCGCACCCGGGCTCGCCGTGCCGGTGCCGGTCGCCTGCGGGACCGGGATGCCCAGCTCGTTGGCCAGCTGCACCAGCTCGTCGTAGTGCGTCTGCAGGATCGGCAGCGCGGTCTGCGCCAACTGGATCACCGTCTGGTCGGAGCCCTGCGAGATTTCCGTCTGGGTGGCCTGGATGGCCTGGACGTGGCCGCTCAGCTCACTGGTCACCCAGAGCCGGTCGAACTCCGCGCCGCTGGCGTTGTTGAGCTGATCGATCACGTCCTGCTGGTCCGTGGTGGGCGCGCTCGGCAGCTCGACACCGAGCTGCGTGGCGACCTCCTGGACCGACTGGTCCAGCTGGGTGTGGTCCGTCACGAACATCTGACCCAGGTTCTTGACCTGTTGGTTCTGGCCCTTCTGCTGGGCCAGCTCACCGGTGGTGATCTCGAAAAGGTTCACCTGGTGGATCGCCTGCAGGTACTGGCTGTCCTGCTGTGACGGCTGCACCGCGGCCTGGGCGGCCGCGGCGGGCGCGATGCCGACCAGCACCAGCGCGGCCAGCAGGCCCAGGCGTCTGATTCCCAACATGCTTCCCCCCCCTTGAGACGTTGGACCGCACGGATACCCGGCTGGCCGGGGTTATTCCTGCGGTTTCGCCCGCGGGCGGCAGGCCGTGGCGCCCGCCGGACGAATCCGGCGGGCGCCACGTGACGGTGCTGGGGTGGGTCAGGTGCTGGGTGGGGTCAGCGACGCTCGCCGCTGCCGATCTCCTCCCGCTCGCTGCGGGGCTCGACCGGCGGGTGCCCCGGCGAGACCGGCGCCTCGGCGGGCCTCTCGATCGGGTAGAAGAAGCCCCGGATGGCCGGGCCGAGGGCGCCGAGCCGGTTCATCTTCTTCGGGACGACCCAGCCGACGTACTCCAGCGCGCCGTGCTCGTCGTGCTCGGCCGCGCTGAGCGGCTGGTGGACCTCGACGAACCGACCGTCGGGCAGCCGCCGGATGATGCCGGTCTCGACACCGTGGGTGAGCACCTCCCGGTCGTGTTGCTGGAGACCCAGGCAGATCCGGTAGGTCAGGTAGTACGCGAGCGGCGGGACGATCAGCAGTCCGATCCGGCCGGCCCAGGTCATCGCGTTCAGGCTGATGTAGAACTTGTCGGCGATGACGTCGTTCGCGCCGGAAAGGGTGAGCACCAGATAGAACGAGACGGCCATGGCGCCCAGTGCGGTGCGGAACGGGACGTCCCGGGGACGCTGGAGCAGGTTGTGGCTCTTGTGGTCCTTGAAGTGCCGCGCCTCGATGAACGGGTAGAACACCGCCATCGCCACCAGGATGCCGGGAAGGACGACCGTCGGCCAGAACAGCGGCGGAATCACGTATCCGTCGCCGATCGGGATGTCGATCTGCCAGGCCGGCATCAGTCGGGTGGATCCGTCCAGGAACATGACGTACCAGTCCGGCTGGCTGGCGGCCGAGACCACCCACGACTCGTACGGACCGAACAGCCAGATCGGGTTGATCTGGAACAGACCGGCCATCAGTGCGATCACGCCGAAGACGACCATGAAGAAGCCGCCCTGTTTGATCGCGTACCGGGGGAACATCCGCTCGCCGACCACGTTGTCGTTGGTCCGGCCGGGGCCGGGCCACTGGGTGTGCTTCTGCTTGAAGACCAAGCCCAGGTGGGCACTGATCAGCGCGACCAGCAGACCCGGGATGAGCAGCACGTGGGCGATGTAGAAACGGCTGACGATGATCGTCCCCGGGAACTCCCCGTCGAAGATCGACGAGGTGACCCAGGAGCCGACCACCGGGATCGACAGCATGATCGCCGAGGCGATCCGCAGGCCGGTGCCGGACAGGCCGTCGTCCGGCAGCGAGTACCCGGTGAAGCCGGCGAGGAAGCCGACCCAGAACAGCAGCGAGCCAATGATCCAGTTGGTCTCCCGGGGCTTGCGGAACGCGCCGGTGAAGAAGATCCGCATCATGTGCACGACGATGGCGGCCATGAACAGCAGGGCCGACCAGTGGTGCATCTGCCGGATGACCAGACCACCGCGGACGTCGAAGGAGATGTCCAGGCTGGAGGCGTACGCGGCCGACATCGGCGCGCCCCGCAACGGGGCGTAGCTGCCGTTGTAGATGACCTCGGTCATCGCCGGCTCGAAGAAGAAGGTCAGGAAGACCCCGGTCAGCAGCAGGATGACGAACGAGAAGAGCGCGATCTCGCCCAGCAGGAAGGACCAGTGGTCCGGGAAGACCTTGTTCAGCAGCCGCCGCAGCGGGGTGGCCACCTGGAAGCGGTCGTCCACCCCCCGGGCGACGTTGCCCGGGACGGCTGCCATGTCAAACTTTCGCCGCTTCACGGCCGCTCCCAGAAGTCGGGCCCGACCGTCTCGGTGTAGTCGGACTTCGCCACGAAGTAGCCCTCGGCGTCGACCTCGATCGGCAGCTGGGGCAGCCGCCGGCTGGCCGGGCCGAAGATGGGCTTAGCGTTGTCGATGATGTGGAACTGCGACTGGTGGCACGGGCAGAGCAGCCGGTTGGTCTGCTGCTCGTACAGGCTCGCGGGGCATCCGGCGTGCGTGCAGATCTTGGAGTAGGCCGCGTAGTTGCCCCACATGTAGTCGCCGTGGCCCACGCGCTCGTTGTTGCGGCGCGACTCCTGCGCGTCCGAGTCACGCAGATGGATCAGCAGCGTGGGCGAGTCGGCGTGCAGGTTGCTCACCCCGTGCTCGATGCCGGGGAACACGGTGATCTGGCCACCGGCACTGATGTCCGCCGGGCGGATCGGGCGGCCGTCCTCACGGACCAGCCGCACCTTGGCGCCGTCCGCCTGCGGGGCGAAGCCCGTCCTGAACATCTGGTTCTTCTTGTGTGGATTCGAGATCAGCCCACCCACGATCGGGGCGGCGGCCACCGCGCCGACCGGCGCGAGACCGGCCAGCAGCGAGATACCCAGCAGCGGCCGACGCTTCACGCCCAACTCGTCGGCCATGTAGAGCATCGTCTGGCCGGTGAGGGTACGGTCCTCCGCGCTGACCGCGCCCTCGTGCCGATCCTGGACCGAGACCTCCTTCGGCAGCAGCTTCTTGCCCCAGGTGAGGATGCCGATGCCGATACCGAGCAGGGCGATGCCCAGGGTCACGCCGAGCAGCGGCGTGTAGAACTTGTCGCCACCGCGGCCAGGAGCGTACTCCCACGGCCACCAGATGTAGATCGCCAGGAACGCGGTCGCGGCCAGACCGGTCAGGAGGAACAACGAGGCGACCGTACGGGTCAGCCGACGCTCGGCCTTGCTGCCCGGCACGACCTGCGGCTCGTAGTGGAGGATCTCGATGTCGTCCCGGCGGGCGCCCTCGCGGACGATGTCGAAGCGGCTCAGCCTGGGGTCGTTCACGTCGAGCGGGTCCCGGCCCGGCTGGGCCTGGTGCTCGGTGTGGGTGGTCATGCCGTCACCTCGCTACGGTCGGTGTCGACACGCGACACCAGCGCATTGTTCTTCACGGGAAGCCCGGTCACGACTTGCCCGCAATCCACAGGCTGGCGAAGACCAGCGCGACGATGCCCACCAGGAAGATCGCCAGGCCCTCGGTCGAGGGGCCGTAGCGGCCGAGGTTGAAGAAGCCGCCCGGGTCCCGGTCGGTCTTGAGGGTCTGGATGTAGGCGATGATGTCCGCCTTCTGTTCCGGCGTGATCTGGTTGTCACCGAAGACCGGCATGTTCTGCGGGCCGCTCAACATCGCCGCGTAGATCTGCCGGTCGGTGGCCGGCATCAGGCTCGGCGCGTACTTGCCCGAGGAGAGGGCACCGCCACCGCCACCGAAGGCGTGGCACTGCGAGCAGTTGATCCGGAACAGTTCGCCACCGACGGCGATGTTCCCGCCCTCGTGGAGGTTGTCTCCCTCCGGCACGACCGGGCCACCGCCGAGTTCCTGGATGTACTGGCCGAGCTGGCGGATCTCCTCGTCGGTGAAGACCTTCGGCTTGCGCGGCGCCTGGGCCTCCTGCCGGGCCATGGGCATCCGGCCGGTGGCGACCTGGAACTCGACGGATGCGGCGCCGACGCCGATCAGGCTCGGCCCACGCCCCTCGATACCCTGCGCGTTGCGACCGTGACAGGTCACACAGCTCACGTCGAACAGCGCCTTGCCCTCTGCGGCGGCGCCGGACAGCGGCGGGTTGTCCTGCGCCTGCACGCCGGGGGCGAAGACCGTGTAGGCGCCGCCGGCCAGCATCAGCGCGGCCAGCAGCCGGACCGCGGCACCCAGCCGGCGGCGGCCCCTGCTGCGCGCCGCGGGCCGCCCGCGCAGCCGCGCGAGCAGACCGCGTCGGCGGTCGTTGTCAGAAGTCATGACCTGTGTCCTTAACCGGTTGGACCTTGCCTGGGAGGGACGGAGCAGCGACGCGGTTCGTGACGCGCCAAGATCACTGGAGCCAGTAGATCATGGCGTAGAGACCGATCCACACCACGTCGACGAAGTGCCAGTAGTACGACACGACGATCGCCGAGGTGGCCTGCGCCGGCGTGAACCGGCCCATGGTGGTGCGGATCATGAAGATGATGAACGCGATCAGACCGCCGGTCACGTGCAGACCGTGGAATCCGGTGGTCAGGTAGAACATCGACCCGTACCCGTCTTCATTGATCTTGACGCCCGCGTGTACCAGCTCGCGGTACTCGTTGACCTGACCGAGCACGAAGATCAGGCCCATCACGAAGGTGATCGTGAACCAGCGCCGCAGCGCGAACACGTCGCCCTTCTCCGCCGCGAACACGCCGAGCTGGCAGGTCACCGACGAGAGCACCAGGATCACCGTGAACGTCGTCGCGTACGGGATGTTCAGGTGCGGGGTGTGCTCCGCCCACTGCTCCGGCGCGGCGGCGCGGATGGAGAAGTACATCGCGAACAA
The sequence above is a segment of the Micromonospora sp. WMMA1363 genome. Coding sequences within it:
- a CDS encoding ATP-binding cassette domain-containing protein, with the protein product MSTPQPAIRTTGLRKSYGEKVVLDGIDLTVPAGTVFALLGPNGAGKTTTVQILSTLISADAGEIRVAGHDPAREPDAVRAAIGVTGQFSAVDGLLTGEENLLLMADLHHLPRREGRRRAQGLLRLFDLTEAAGKPATAYSGGMRRRLDLAMGLVGQPRVVFLDEPTTGLDPRSRHAMWQIVRDLVADGVTIFLTTQYLEEADQLADRIAVLDHGRLVADGTPAELKRLVPGGHVILRFGDEVAYRSAVTALPDATRDDGQLTLHVPSDGSVRSLRSLLERLDSLAITVDSFSVHTPDLDDVFLALTGQPETAGSLRR
- a CDS encoding HD domain-containing protein, giving the protein MDVDAGHGAALGGALPTQPGDLPLTRRLRSLLSWPVAEAEPVSRLVRTHRNIHSGTDPSVLRRAYSIAETMHRGQFRKSGEPYITHPLAVAQICADLGMDTVTLVAALLHDTVEDTRYTLQALADDFGREVAHLVDGVTKFDKAFYGQAAEAETIRKMIIAAGKDVRVLIIKLADRLHNMRTLGVRSAASRERIARKTQEVLVPLCDRLGIQTLKRELDDVVLLHLEPEEHARIDRHVHERAGWDAYLGEVVARARTALRRSRVDAEVTPRPRHLYSIWKDTVSGGHTVPYDLPRIAVVVDGSATDCYAALGAIHGVWRPVPGRFKDYIASPKNNLYRSLHTSVCGPRDHTIEVLIRTAEMHRSAEYGVATSYRFPRAGAAVHAEQLDWLRRVLDWEQETADPAQFLESLRCDLAEAQIQVFADGRQVVLPAGATPVDLAYELDTECGDHCLAARINGRLAPLSSCLAEGDVVEIFTETDAANGFDAEAAPPGPRREWLGFVKSPQAQMQINRWFADHTEPGISISDKVRLGRATIGLALRRHNRGLASDLPLLRLSEELGYPDLETMLVAVFDRVIEPDAVVQQLIDLVDHRQ
- a CDS encoding DEDD exonuclease domain-containing protein, yielding MARQEYVQESLAGLDPTVGGVDPELPLHATTFVVVDLETTGGAPGGGGITEIGAVKVRGGEQLGVLATLVNPGTPIPPFITVLTGITQAMLLPAPPIEQVLPSFLEFLSTDAVLVAHNAPYDVGFLKAACAAHGYRWPGPRVLDTAALARRVLTRDDVPNRKLGTLAAYFRTATQPTHRALDDAKATVDVLHGLIARLGGHNVHCVGEAIEFARAVSPTQRRKRHLAHGLPKSPGVYIFRGADDRPLYVGTSVDVATRVRSYFTAAEKRARISEMLAAAERVQAVECAHSLEAEVRELRLIAAHAPPYNRRSTFPERAVWLKLTDEPYPRLSVVRALAPGDEAYLGPFTSRRAAELAAAGFHDAVPLRQCTHRLSRRTATPACALAELGRCPAPCEHRITPQEYAARAVTPFRTAVASDPQVVVDALLTRIEGLAHAQRYEEAAVVRSRLAAVLRAAARMQRLAALTGIAELAAARPAARGGWELALVRYGRLAGAGVSPPGVHPRPTIVAIRTTAETVLPGDGPVPRASAEETERILSWLERPETRLVEISSGWASPVAGAGRFRDLLTKAESAASRQTLDRKLMTK
- a CDS encoding ABC transporter permease — protein: MTTISYAVRDSTTMLRRNLRRVVRYPSMTVLIVGLPVLFLLLFVYVFGGTLGAGLSGSPGGRADYVDYVTPGILLMTVGVAATGTAVSVAMDMTEGIIGRFRTMAIARVSVLTGHVIGAMVQTMLSVAVVLGVALLVGFRPRRIQPAGSGRSECWR
- a CDS encoding ABC transporter permease; its protein translation is MTTFALAWLSVAFGLVSRSVETASNLPTPLTFLPCVSSGFVPTDSMPAGLRQFAEHQPFTPIIDTLRGLLAGAPVGTDAMVAAAWCAGIALVGYLWAKRLYNRDPSR